Proteins found in one Neomonachus schauinslandi chromosome 1, ASM220157v2, whole genome shotgun sequence genomic segment:
- the TNK2 gene encoding activated CDC42 kinase 1 isoform X2, whose translation MGERSAYQRLARGEEGQQRLGGSSMQPEEGTGWLLELLSEVQLQQYFLRLRDDLNVTRLSHFEYVKNEDLEKIGMGRPGQRRLWEAVKRRKATCKRKSWMSKVFSGKRLEAEFPPHHSQSTFRKTSPTPGGPAGEGPLQSLTCLIGEKDLHLFEKLGDGSFGVVRRGEWDAPSGKTVSVAVKCLKPDVLSQPEAMDDFIREVNAMHSLDHRNLIRLYGVVLTPPMKMVTELAPLGSLLDRLRKHQGHFLLGTLSRYAVQVAEGMGYLESKRFIHRDLAARNLLLATRDLVKIGDFGLMRALPQNDDHYVMQEHRKVPFAWCAPESLKTRTFSHASDTWMFGVTLWEMFTYGQEPWIGLNGSQILHKIDKEGERLPRPEDCPQDVYNVMVQCWAHKPEDRPTFVALRDFLLEAQPTDMRALQDFEEPDKLHIQMNDVITVIEGRAENYWWRGQNTRTLCVGPFPRNVVTSVAGLSAQDISQPLQNSFIHTGHGDSDPRHCWGFPDKIDELYLGNPMDPPDLLSVELSTSRPTQHLGRVKREPPPRPPQPAIFAQKPTYDPVSEDQDPLSSDFKRLGLRKPALTRGLWLAKPSARVPGTKAGRGGGGEVTLIDFGEEPVVPTPRPCAPSLAQLAMDACSLLDKTPPQSPTRALPRPLHPTPVVDWDARPLPPPPAYDDVAQDEEDFEVCSINSTLVGAGVCAGPSQGETNYAFVPEQAQLLPPLEDNLFLPPQGGGKPPSSAQTAEIFQALQQECMRQLQVPAGSLGPSPGPAPAGEDKPQVPPRVPIPPRPTRPRGELSPAPSGEEEVGRWPRPASPPRVPPREPLSPQGSRTPSPLVPPGSSPLPPRLSSSPGKTMPTTQSFASDPKYATPQVIQAPGPRAGPCILPIVRDGKKVSNTHYYLLPERPPYLDRYQRFLHEAQSPEEPAPLPVPLLLPPPSTPAPAAPTATVRPMPQATPDPKANFSANNSNPGARPPAPRATARLPQRGCPGDGPEAGRPADKIQMLQAMVHGVTTEECQAALQSHSWSVQRAAQYLKVEQLFGLGLRPRSECHKVLEMCDWNLEQAGCHLLGSCGPAHHK comes from the exons ATGGGGGAGAGATCTGCATATCAGCGCCTGGCTCGGGGTGAGGAGGGACAGCAG AGGCTGGGGGGCAGCAGCATGCAGCCGGAGGAGGGCACGGGCTGGCTGCTGGAGCTGCTGTCCGAGGTGCAGCTGCAACAGTACTTCCTGCGGCTCCGCGATGACCTCAACGTGACCCGCCTGTCCCACTTTGAGTATGTCAAGAATGAGGACCTGGAGAAGATTGGCATGGGCCGGCCCG gCCAGCGGCGGTTATGGGAGGCGGTGAAGAGGAGAAAGGCCACGTGCAAACGCAAGTCTTGGATGAGCAAG GTGTTCAGTGGAAAGCGATTGGAGGCTGAGTTCCCCCCTCATCACTCTCAGAGCACCTTCCGGAAGACCTCACCCACCCCAGGGGGCccggcaggggaggggcccctGCAGAGCCTCACCTGCCTCATTGGGGAGAAGGACCTGCATCTATTCGAGAAGCTAGGAGATGGCTCCTTTGGCGTGGTGCGCAGGGGCGAGTGGGACGCCCCCTCGGGGAAGACG GTGAGTGTGGCTGTGAAGTGCCTGAAGCCTGACGTGCTGAGCCAGCCTGAGGCCATGGACGACTTCATCCGGGAGGTTAACGCCATGCACTCGCTTGACCATCGCAACCTCATTCGCCTCTATGGTGTGGTGCTCACGCCGCCCATGAAGATG GTGACAGAGCTGGCACCGCTTGGATCGCTGTTGGACCGGCTGCGAAAGCACCAGGGCCACTTCCTCCTGGGTACTCTGAGCCGCTACGCTGTGCAGGTGGCTGAGGGCATGGGCTACCTGGAGTCCAAGCGCTTTATTCACCGTGACCTGGCTGCCCGAAATCTGCTGTTGGCCACCCGTGACCTGGTCAAGATTGGGGACTTCGGGTTGATGCGTGCGCTACCCCAGAATGACGACCACTATGTCATGCAAGAGCATCGCAAGGTGCCCTTTGCCTG GTGTGCTCCTGAGAGCCTGAAGACACGCACCTTCTCCCATGCCAGTGACACCTGGATGTTTGGGGTCACACTGTGGGAGATGTTCACCTATGGCCAGGAGCCCTGGATTGGCCTCAATGGCAGTCAG ATTCTGCATAAGATTGACAAGGAGGGAGAGCGTCTGCCGAGGCCGGAGGACTGCCCCCAGGATGTCTACAACGTCATGGTGCAGTGCTGGGCCCACAAGCCAGAGGACAGGCCCACCTTTGTGGCCCTGCGGGACTTCCTGCTGGAG gcccagcccacgGACATGCGGGCCCTTCAGGACTTTGAGGAACCAGACAAACTGCACATCCAGATGAACGACGTCATCACCGTCATCGAGGGAAG GGCCGAGAATTACTGGTGGCGTGGGCAGAACACGCGGACGCTGTGTGTGGGGCCTTTCCCGCGCAATGTGGTGACCTCCGTGGCTGGCCTGTCGGCCCAGGACATCAGTCAACCCCTGCAGAATAGCTTCATCCACACGGGACATGGCGACAGTGACCCCCGCCACTGCTGGGGTTTCCCCGACAAGATTGATGA ACTGTACCTGGGAAACCCCATGGACCCCCCTGACCTGCTGAGCGTGGAACTGAGCACCTCCCGACCCACCCAGCATCTAGGAAGGGTGAAAA GGGAGCCTCCACCTCGCCCACCTCAGCCTGCCATCTTCGCTCAGA AGCCAACCTACGACCCCGTGAGTGAGGACCAGGACCCCTTGTCCAGCGACTTCAAGAGGCTGGGCCTCCGGAAACCAGCCCTGACCCGTGGGCTGTGGCTAGCGAAGCCCTCCGCTCGGGTGCCGGGCACCAAGGCGGGTCGTGGTGGCGGGGGCGAGGTCACGCTCATTGACTTTGGCGAGGAGCCCGTCGTGCCCACCCCACGGCCCTGCGCACCCTCGCTGGCGCAGCTGGCCATGGACGCCTGCTCCTTACTGGACAAGACCCCGCCGCAGAGCCCCACGCGGGCCCTGCCCCGGCCCCTGCACCCCACGCCTGTGGTGGACTGGGATGCGCGCCCGCTGCCCCCGCCTCCTGCCTACGACGATGTGGCCCAGGATGAGGAGGACTTTGAGGTCTGCTCCATCAACAGCACCCTGGTGGGTGCAGGGGTCTGTGCTGGGCCCAGCCAGGGTGAAACCAATTACGCCTTTGTGCCTGAGCAGGCGCAGCTGCTCCCTCCCCTGGAGGACAATCTGTTCCTCCCACCCCAGGGTGGGGGCAAGCCGCCCAGCTCGGCCCAGACCGCAGAGATCTTCCAGGCGCTGCAGCAGGAGTGCATGCGGCAGCTGCAGGTCCCGGCGGGCTCCCTGGGCCCTTCTCCTGGCCCGGCCCCAGCGGGTGAGGACAagccccaggtgcccccccgCGTGCCCATCCCCCCGAGGCCCACTCGCCCACGTGGCGAGCTGTCTCCGGCCCCCTCAGGCGAGGAGGAGGTAGGGCGGTGGCCTCgacctgcctctcctccccggGTGCCTCCCCGAGAGCCCCTGTCCCCTCAAGGCTCGAGGACCCCTAGCCCCCTGGTACCACCTGGAAGCTCCCCGCTGCCACCCCGGCTCTCCAGCTCACCGGGGAAGACCATGCCCACCACCCAGAGCTTTGCCTCCGACCCCAAGTACGCCACGCCCCAAGTGATCCAGGCACCCGGCCCTCGGGCTGGTCCCTGCATCCTACCCATTGTCCGCGACGGCAAGAAGGTCAGCAACACCCACTACTACCTGCTGCCCGAGCGCCCGCCCTACCTGGACCGCTATCAGCGCTTCCTGCATGAGGCCCAGAGCCCTGAAGAGCCGGCCCCCCTGCCTGTGCCCCTgctgctgcccccacccagcaccccagcccCTGCCGCCCCCACGGCCACTGTCCGACCAATGCCCCAGGCCACCCCAGACCCCAAGGCCAACTTCTCCGCCAACAACAGCAACCCAGGGGCCCGGCCACCAGCCCCGAGGGCCACGGCGCGGCTGCCACAGAGGGGCTGCCCTGGGGACGGGCCAGAGGCTGGACGGCCAGCAGACAAGATCCAGATG CTGCAGGCCATGGTGCATGGGGTGACCACAGAGGAGTGCCAGGCGGCCCTGCAGAGCCACAGCTGGAGCGTGCAGCGGGCTGCCCAGTATCTGAAG gTGGAGCAGCTCTTCGGGTTGGGTCTGCGGCCGCGAAGTGAGTGCCACAAAGTGCTGGAGATGTGTGACTGGAACCTGGAGCAAGCCGGCTGCCACCTCCTAGGCTCCTGCGGCCCCGCCCACCACAAGTGA
- the TNK2 gene encoding activated CDC42 kinase 1 isoform X4, with product MGERSAYQRLARGEEGQQRLGGSSMQPEEGTGWLLELLSEVQLQQYFLRLRDDLNVTRLSHFEYVKNEDLEKIGMGRPGQRRLWEAVKRRKATCKRKSWMSKVFSGKRLEAEFPPHHSQSTFRKTSPTPGGPAGEGPLQSLTCLIGEKDLHLFEKLGDGSFGVVRRGEWDAPSGKTVSVAVKCLKPDVLSQPEAMDDFIREVNAMHSLDHRNLIRLYGVVLTPPMKMVTELAPLGSLLDRLRKHQGHFLLGTLSRYAVQVAEGMGYLESKRFIHRDLAARNLLLATRDLVKIGDFGLMRALPQNDDHYVMQEHRKVPFAWCAPESLKTRTFSHASDTWMFGVTLWEMFTYGQEPWIGLNGSQILHKIDKEGERLPRPEDCPQDVYNVMVQCWAHKPEDRPTFVALRDFLLEAQPTDMRALQDFEEPDKLHIQMNDVITVIEGRAENYWWRGQNTRTLCVGPFPRNVVTSVAGLSAQDISQPLQNSFIHTGHGDSDPRHCWGFPDKIDELYLGNPMDPPDLLSVELSTSRPTQHLGRVKKPTYDPVSEDQDPLSSDFKRLGLRKPALTRGLWLAKPSARVPGTKAGRGGGGEVTLIDFGEEPVVPTPRPCAPSLAQLAMDACSLLDKTPPQSPTRALPRPLHPTPVVDWDARPLPPPPAYDDVAQDEEDFEVCSINSTLVGAGVCAGPSQGETNYAFVPEQAQLLPPLEDNLFLPPQGGGKPPSSAQTAEIFQALQQECMRQLQVPAGSLGPSPGPAPAGEDKPQVPPRVPIPPRPTRPRGELSPAPSGEEEVGRWPRPASPPRVPPREPLSPQGSRTPSPLVPPGSSPLPPRLSSSPGKTMPTTQSFASDPKYATPQVIQAPGPRAGPCILPIVRDGKKVSNTHYYLLPERPPYLDRYQRFLHEAQSPEEPAPLPVPLLLPPPSTPAPAAPTATVRPMPQATPDPKANFSANNSNPGARPPAPRATARLPQRGCPGDGPEAGRPADKIQMLQAMVHGVTTEECQAALQSHSWSVQRAAQYLKVEQLFGLGLRPRSECHKVLEMCDWNLEQAGCHLLGSCGPAHHK from the exons ATGGGGGAGAGATCTGCATATCAGCGCCTGGCTCGGGGTGAGGAGGGACAGCAG AGGCTGGGGGGCAGCAGCATGCAGCCGGAGGAGGGCACGGGCTGGCTGCTGGAGCTGCTGTCCGAGGTGCAGCTGCAACAGTACTTCCTGCGGCTCCGCGATGACCTCAACGTGACCCGCCTGTCCCACTTTGAGTATGTCAAGAATGAGGACCTGGAGAAGATTGGCATGGGCCGGCCCG gCCAGCGGCGGTTATGGGAGGCGGTGAAGAGGAGAAAGGCCACGTGCAAACGCAAGTCTTGGATGAGCAAG GTGTTCAGTGGAAAGCGATTGGAGGCTGAGTTCCCCCCTCATCACTCTCAGAGCACCTTCCGGAAGACCTCACCCACCCCAGGGGGCccggcaggggaggggcccctGCAGAGCCTCACCTGCCTCATTGGGGAGAAGGACCTGCATCTATTCGAGAAGCTAGGAGATGGCTCCTTTGGCGTGGTGCGCAGGGGCGAGTGGGACGCCCCCTCGGGGAAGACG GTGAGTGTGGCTGTGAAGTGCCTGAAGCCTGACGTGCTGAGCCAGCCTGAGGCCATGGACGACTTCATCCGGGAGGTTAACGCCATGCACTCGCTTGACCATCGCAACCTCATTCGCCTCTATGGTGTGGTGCTCACGCCGCCCATGAAGATG GTGACAGAGCTGGCACCGCTTGGATCGCTGTTGGACCGGCTGCGAAAGCACCAGGGCCACTTCCTCCTGGGTACTCTGAGCCGCTACGCTGTGCAGGTGGCTGAGGGCATGGGCTACCTGGAGTCCAAGCGCTTTATTCACCGTGACCTGGCTGCCCGAAATCTGCTGTTGGCCACCCGTGACCTGGTCAAGATTGGGGACTTCGGGTTGATGCGTGCGCTACCCCAGAATGACGACCACTATGTCATGCAAGAGCATCGCAAGGTGCCCTTTGCCTG GTGTGCTCCTGAGAGCCTGAAGACACGCACCTTCTCCCATGCCAGTGACACCTGGATGTTTGGGGTCACACTGTGGGAGATGTTCACCTATGGCCAGGAGCCCTGGATTGGCCTCAATGGCAGTCAG ATTCTGCATAAGATTGACAAGGAGGGAGAGCGTCTGCCGAGGCCGGAGGACTGCCCCCAGGATGTCTACAACGTCATGGTGCAGTGCTGGGCCCACAAGCCAGAGGACAGGCCCACCTTTGTGGCCCTGCGGGACTTCCTGCTGGAG gcccagcccacgGACATGCGGGCCCTTCAGGACTTTGAGGAACCAGACAAACTGCACATCCAGATGAACGACGTCATCACCGTCATCGAGGGAAG GGCCGAGAATTACTGGTGGCGTGGGCAGAACACGCGGACGCTGTGTGTGGGGCCTTTCCCGCGCAATGTGGTGACCTCCGTGGCTGGCCTGTCGGCCCAGGACATCAGTCAACCCCTGCAGAATAGCTTCATCCACACGGGACATGGCGACAGTGACCCCCGCCACTGCTGGGGTTTCCCCGACAAGATTGATGA ACTGTACCTGGGAAACCCCATGGACCCCCCTGACCTGCTGAGCGTGGAACTGAGCACCTCCCGACCCACCCAGCATCTAGGAAGGGTGAAAA AGCCAACCTACGACCCCGTGAGTGAGGACCAGGACCCCTTGTCCAGCGACTTCAAGAGGCTGGGCCTCCGGAAACCAGCCCTGACCCGTGGGCTGTGGCTAGCGAAGCCCTCCGCTCGGGTGCCGGGCACCAAGGCGGGTCGTGGTGGCGGGGGCGAGGTCACGCTCATTGACTTTGGCGAGGAGCCCGTCGTGCCCACCCCACGGCCCTGCGCACCCTCGCTGGCGCAGCTGGCCATGGACGCCTGCTCCTTACTGGACAAGACCCCGCCGCAGAGCCCCACGCGGGCCCTGCCCCGGCCCCTGCACCCCACGCCTGTGGTGGACTGGGATGCGCGCCCGCTGCCCCCGCCTCCTGCCTACGACGATGTGGCCCAGGATGAGGAGGACTTTGAGGTCTGCTCCATCAACAGCACCCTGGTGGGTGCAGGGGTCTGTGCTGGGCCCAGCCAGGGTGAAACCAATTACGCCTTTGTGCCTGAGCAGGCGCAGCTGCTCCCTCCCCTGGAGGACAATCTGTTCCTCCCACCCCAGGGTGGGGGCAAGCCGCCCAGCTCGGCCCAGACCGCAGAGATCTTCCAGGCGCTGCAGCAGGAGTGCATGCGGCAGCTGCAGGTCCCGGCGGGCTCCCTGGGCCCTTCTCCTGGCCCGGCCCCAGCGGGTGAGGACAagccccaggtgcccccccgCGTGCCCATCCCCCCGAGGCCCACTCGCCCACGTGGCGAGCTGTCTCCGGCCCCCTCAGGCGAGGAGGAGGTAGGGCGGTGGCCTCgacctgcctctcctccccggGTGCCTCCCCGAGAGCCCCTGTCCCCTCAAGGCTCGAGGACCCCTAGCCCCCTGGTACCACCTGGAAGCTCCCCGCTGCCACCCCGGCTCTCCAGCTCACCGGGGAAGACCATGCCCACCACCCAGAGCTTTGCCTCCGACCCCAAGTACGCCACGCCCCAAGTGATCCAGGCACCCGGCCCTCGGGCTGGTCCCTGCATCCTACCCATTGTCCGCGACGGCAAGAAGGTCAGCAACACCCACTACTACCTGCTGCCCGAGCGCCCGCCCTACCTGGACCGCTATCAGCGCTTCCTGCATGAGGCCCAGAGCCCTGAAGAGCCGGCCCCCCTGCCTGTGCCCCTgctgctgcccccacccagcaccccagcccCTGCCGCCCCCACGGCCACTGTCCGACCAATGCCCCAGGCCACCCCAGACCCCAAGGCCAACTTCTCCGCCAACAACAGCAACCCAGGGGCCCGGCCACCAGCCCCGAGGGCCACGGCGCGGCTGCCACAGAGGGGCTGCCCTGGGGACGGGCCAGAGGCTGGACGGCCAGCAGACAAGATCCAGATG CTGCAGGCCATGGTGCATGGGGTGACCACAGAGGAGTGCCAGGCGGCCCTGCAGAGCCACAGCTGGAGCGTGCAGCGGGCTGCCCAGTATCTGAAG gTGGAGCAGCTCTTCGGGTTGGGTCTGCGGCCGCGAAGTGAGTGCCACAAAGTGCTGGAGATGTGTGACTGGAACCTGGAGCAAGCCGGCTGCCACCTCCTAGGCTCCTGCGGCCCCGCCCACCACAAGTGA
- the TNK2 gene encoding activated CDC42 kinase 1 isoform X7, with translation MGERSAYQRLARGEEGQQRLGGSSMQPEEGTGWLLELLSEVQLQQYFLRLRDDLNVTRLSHFEYVKNEDLEKIGMGRPGQRRLWEAVKRRKATCKRKSWMSKVFSGKRLEAEFPPHHSQSTFRKTSPTPGGPAGEGPLQSLTCLIGEKDLHLFEKLGDGSFGVVRRGEWDAPSGKTVSVAVKCLKPDVLSQPEAMDDFIREVNAMHSLDHRNLIRLYGVVLTPPMKMVTELAPLGSLLDRLRKHQGHFLLGTLSRYAVQVAEGMGYLESKRFIHRDLAARNLLLATRDLVKIGDFGLMRALPQNDDHYVMQEHRKVPFAWCAPESLKTRTFSHASDTWMFGVTLWEMFTYGQEPWIGLNGSQILHKIDKEGERLPRPEDCPQDVYNVMVQCWAHKPEDRPTFVALRDFLLEAQPTDMRALQDFEEPDKLHIQMNDVITVIEGRAENYWWRGQNTRTLCVGPFPRNVVTSVAGLSAQDISQPLQNSFIHTGHGDSDPRHCWGFPDKIDELYLGNPMDPPDLLSVELSTSRPTQHLGRVKREPPPRPPQPAIFAQKPTYDPVSEDQDPLSSDFKRLGLRKPALTRGLWLAKPSARVPGTKAGRGGGGEVTLIDFGEEPVVPTPRPCAPSLAQLAMDACSLLDKTPPQSPTRALPRPLHPTPVVDWDARPLPPPPAYDDVAQDEEDFEVCSINSTLVGAGVCAGPSQGETNYAFVPEQAQLLPPLEDNLFLPPQGGGKPPSSAQTAEIFQALQQECMRQLQVPAGSLGPSPGPAPAGEDKPQVPPRVPIPPRPTRPRGELSPAPSGEEEVGRWPRPASPPRVPPREPLSPQGSRTPSPLVPPGSSPLPPRLSSSPGKTMPTTQSFASDPKYATPQVIQAPGPRAGPCILPIVRDGKKVSNTHYYLLPERPPYLDRYQRFLHEAQSPEEPAPLPVPLLLPPPSTPAPAAPTATVRPMPQATPDPKANFSANNSNPGARPPAPRATARLPQRGCPGDGPEAGRPADKIQMVEQLFGLGLRPRSECHKVLEMCDWNLEQAGCHLLGSCGPAHHK, from the exons ATGGGGGAGAGATCTGCATATCAGCGCCTGGCTCGGGGTGAGGAGGGACAGCAG AGGCTGGGGGGCAGCAGCATGCAGCCGGAGGAGGGCACGGGCTGGCTGCTGGAGCTGCTGTCCGAGGTGCAGCTGCAACAGTACTTCCTGCGGCTCCGCGATGACCTCAACGTGACCCGCCTGTCCCACTTTGAGTATGTCAAGAATGAGGACCTGGAGAAGATTGGCATGGGCCGGCCCG gCCAGCGGCGGTTATGGGAGGCGGTGAAGAGGAGAAAGGCCACGTGCAAACGCAAGTCTTGGATGAGCAAG GTGTTCAGTGGAAAGCGATTGGAGGCTGAGTTCCCCCCTCATCACTCTCAGAGCACCTTCCGGAAGACCTCACCCACCCCAGGGGGCccggcaggggaggggcccctGCAGAGCCTCACCTGCCTCATTGGGGAGAAGGACCTGCATCTATTCGAGAAGCTAGGAGATGGCTCCTTTGGCGTGGTGCGCAGGGGCGAGTGGGACGCCCCCTCGGGGAAGACG GTGAGTGTGGCTGTGAAGTGCCTGAAGCCTGACGTGCTGAGCCAGCCTGAGGCCATGGACGACTTCATCCGGGAGGTTAACGCCATGCACTCGCTTGACCATCGCAACCTCATTCGCCTCTATGGTGTGGTGCTCACGCCGCCCATGAAGATG GTGACAGAGCTGGCACCGCTTGGATCGCTGTTGGACCGGCTGCGAAAGCACCAGGGCCACTTCCTCCTGGGTACTCTGAGCCGCTACGCTGTGCAGGTGGCTGAGGGCATGGGCTACCTGGAGTCCAAGCGCTTTATTCACCGTGACCTGGCTGCCCGAAATCTGCTGTTGGCCACCCGTGACCTGGTCAAGATTGGGGACTTCGGGTTGATGCGTGCGCTACCCCAGAATGACGACCACTATGTCATGCAAGAGCATCGCAAGGTGCCCTTTGCCTG GTGTGCTCCTGAGAGCCTGAAGACACGCACCTTCTCCCATGCCAGTGACACCTGGATGTTTGGGGTCACACTGTGGGAGATGTTCACCTATGGCCAGGAGCCCTGGATTGGCCTCAATGGCAGTCAG ATTCTGCATAAGATTGACAAGGAGGGAGAGCGTCTGCCGAGGCCGGAGGACTGCCCCCAGGATGTCTACAACGTCATGGTGCAGTGCTGGGCCCACAAGCCAGAGGACAGGCCCACCTTTGTGGCCCTGCGGGACTTCCTGCTGGAG gcccagcccacgGACATGCGGGCCCTTCAGGACTTTGAGGAACCAGACAAACTGCACATCCAGATGAACGACGTCATCACCGTCATCGAGGGAAG GGCCGAGAATTACTGGTGGCGTGGGCAGAACACGCGGACGCTGTGTGTGGGGCCTTTCCCGCGCAATGTGGTGACCTCCGTGGCTGGCCTGTCGGCCCAGGACATCAGTCAACCCCTGCAGAATAGCTTCATCCACACGGGACATGGCGACAGTGACCCCCGCCACTGCTGGGGTTTCCCCGACAAGATTGATGA ACTGTACCTGGGAAACCCCATGGACCCCCCTGACCTGCTGAGCGTGGAACTGAGCACCTCCCGACCCACCCAGCATCTAGGAAGGGTGAAAA GGGAGCCTCCACCTCGCCCACCTCAGCCTGCCATCTTCGCTCAGA AGCCAACCTACGACCCCGTGAGTGAGGACCAGGACCCCTTGTCCAGCGACTTCAAGAGGCTGGGCCTCCGGAAACCAGCCCTGACCCGTGGGCTGTGGCTAGCGAAGCCCTCCGCTCGGGTGCCGGGCACCAAGGCGGGTCGTGGTGGCGGGGGCGAGGTCACGCTCATTGACTTTGGCGAGGAGCCCGTCGTGCCCACCCCACGGCCCTGCGCACCCTCGCTGGCGCAGCTGGCCATGGACGCCTGCTCCTTACTGGACAAGACCCCGCCGCAGAGCCCCACGCGGGCCCTGCCCCGGCCCCTGCACCCCACGCCTGTGGTGGACTGGGATGCGCGCCCGCTGCCCCCGCCTCCTGCCTACGACGATGTGGCCCAGGATGAGGAGGACTTTGAGGTCTGCTCCATCAACAGCACCCTGGTGGGTGCAGGGGTCTGTGCTGGGCCCAGCCAGGGTGAAACCAATTACGCCTTTGTGCCTGAGCAGGCGCAGCTGCTCCCTCCCCTGGAGGACAATCTGTTCCTCCCACCCCAGGGTGGGGGCAAGCCGCCCAGCTCGGCCCAGACCGCAGAGATCTTCCAGGCGCTGCAGCAGGAGTGCATGCGGCAGCTGCAGGTCCCGGCGGGCTCCCTGGGCCCTTCTCCTGGCCCGGCCCCAGCGGGTGAGGACAagccccaggtgcccccccgCGTGCCCATCCCCCCGAGGCCCACTCGCCCACGTGGCGAGCTGTCTCCGGCCCCCTCAGGCGAGGAGGAGGTAGGGCGGTGGCCTCgacctgcctctcctccccggGTGCCTCCCCGAGAGCCCCTGTCCCCTCAAGGCTCGAGGACCCCTAGCCCCCTGGTACCACCTGGAAGCTCCCCGCTGCCACCCCGGCTCTCCAGCTCACCGGGGAAGACCATGCCCACCACCCAGAGCTTTGCCTCCGACCCCAAGTACGCCACGCCCCAAGTGATCCAGGCACCCGGCCCTCGGGCTGGTCCCTGCATCCTACCCATTGTCCGCGACGGCAAGAAGGTCAGCAACACCCACTACTACCTGCTGCCCGAGCGCCCGCCCTACCTGGACCGCTATCAGCGCTTCCTGCATGAGGCCCAGAGCCCTGAAGAGCCGGCCCCCCTGCCTGTGCCCCTgctgctgcccccacccagcaccccagcccCTGCCGCCCCCACGGCCACTGTCCGACCAATGCCCCAGGCCACCCCAGACCCCAAGGCCAACTTCTCCGCCAACAACAGCAACCCAGGGGCCCGGCCACCAGCCCCGAGGGCCACGGCGCGGCTGCCACAGAGGGGCTGCCCTGGGGACGGGCCAGAGGCTGGACGGCCAGCAGACAAGATCCAGATG gTGGAGCAGCTCTTCGGGTTGGGTCTGCGGCCGCGAAGTGAGTGCCACAAAGTGCTGGAGATGTGTGACTGGAACCTGGAGCAAGCCGGCTGCCACCTCCTAGGCTCCTGCGGCCCCGCCCACCACAAGTGA